The genomic DNA TTGTACGCCCGCTTCACTACTCCCCCCATGCCTCACAGACTACTACCCCCGAATGTGAGCCCCTGAACCCACAGGAAGGAGATAGGCGCTTCCTCCCCGCCGTGAACGACGGGGTCTCCCGCCAGTGGATCGGCAGTGACGATCTCGATGACCGCGTTGCGTGCCAGACACCGGGGTGTTCTTGCCCGAGGCCACACCGACGGTTCCGAGCGTGATTGCATCGGCCGCCGCAGGCAGCGCGTAGGTGATCTCCGGCGTATCGGCATTGTTCAACAGATAGTCGGTCATCGGGCGCGGCGTGACCGTGGTGGCGGGAGCAGCGCTGCTGGTCGTCGGTGCCGCTTCCTGACTGCTGGAACACCCCGCGGCGACGACCGCCGTACCGACCAGCACTCCCGCGACAACCATTCGATGGCGTGACATGACGCTTCGACTCCCACAGATCCGAAAACACAACCACCTGGTGGCAACCGCGGCAGCCTATCCCGCGTCCTGATCTACTTCTCGCTGTGGTGGCTCTTGACGCTGCTCATGCCGGTGAGGATGGGATATCCGCTGTGGCTCAACGCGTTTCCGTGGCCGGTCTGGTGGGTGTCGAAGACCGATTGGACGGCGGCGTAGAAGCCTTGGATGTCGAGGGTCTGGTTGACGGCGCGCTTGGCCTGACGGAGGCCGAAGGGTGGCATCCGGGCGATCTGTGCGGCCAGTTCGGCGGTCTCGATGGCGAGGCTGTCCAGCGGAACCACGCGGTTGACCATGCCGGTCCGGAGTGCTTCTTCGGCGGTGACGGATCGACCGGTGAAGAGGATCTCCTTGGCCTTGCGAGGGCCGAGTTCCCAGGTATGACCGTGGTACTCGACGCCACCTATGCCCATCAGAACTACGGGGTCGGAGAACTGGGCGTTGTCGGCGGCGATGATGAGGTCGCAGGGCCAGCACAGCAGTAGGGCGCCTGCGATGCAGCGGCCTTGGACGGCGGCGATGGTGGGTTTGGGGATATTGCGCCAGCGGAGGCTGTATTCGAGGTAGCGGCGGGACTCGGCGGCGTAGACGAAGTCGAGGGCGATCTTCTCGGGGGCGTCGGCGGGGCGGTCTTTGAGGTCGTGGCCCGCGGAGAAGTGTTTGCCCGCGGCGGCGAGGACGACGACCACGACGTCGTCGTCGGTGGCGGCGCGGGTCCAGACGGCGTCGAGTTCGTCGAGCAGGGCCATGTTCTGGGCGTTCGCCGCCTCGGGGCGATTGAGGGTGATGGTGGCCACGCGGCCTTCGGTGCGGTAATCGATGTACACGGATGTCGCCTTCACGGTCGGGGGAGGCCGAGTACGCGCTCGGCGATGATGGTGCGCTGGATTTCGGAGGTGCCGCCGGCGATGGTGCCCGCGAAGGTGCGGACGAAGCGCTCGAACCAGCCGGGAGCGGTGTCCTCGAGGCTGAGCGGGCTGTAGCGGGCGGTGACGCCGGGGTGTTCGAGGCCACGGGGGCCTGCGGCGGCGAGGGCGTGTTCGGCTCCCGATTGCACGGCTTCGGAGCCGAGGAGCTTCAGAACCGACAAGCCGGGGCCCGCTTCCTCACCGCGGGCCGCCTTGGCCAGCGCCTGCGAGCCGAGCAGACGCAGGGCGTGGGCGTCCATGGCGAGCGTGGCGTAGCGGTTCTCTTCCAGCGGGGTCGCGGGGTGGAAGTCGGCGAGCAGGCCGTCGAGGCGGCTGGCGAAGTTGGTCCACAACAGGTTTCGCTCGTGGCCGAGGGAGCCGCTCGCGACCCGCCAGCCGGCGTTGAGGTCGCCGAGCAGATTCTCGGCGGGCACGCGGACGCTGTCGAAGAAGACCTCGTTGAAATCCAGATCGTCGGGCCGGGCTACCGAGGCGAACGGGCGGCGGTGCACTCCTGGCAGATCGGTGGGTATGAGCAGGGCTGAAATGCCACGGTGTTTGGGCGCATCCGGGTCGGTGCGGACGAAAGTGAGCACGACGTCGGCATCGTGGGCGCCGGAGGTCCAAACCTTTTGTCCGTCGACGACGAAGTGGTCGCCGTCGAGGCGGGATCGGGTGCTCAAGCCCGCGAGGTCGGAGCCCGCGCCCGGTTCGCTCATACCGAGGGACGCGGTGAGATCGCCGCGCAGGATGGGGACAGCCCACCGCTGCTTCTGTTCCTCGGTGCCGAAAGTGAGCAGGGAGGCGGCGATGATCCCGACACCCTGGGGGTTGAAGTATTCGTGGATGCCGCGTTCGGCGAGGGTCTCGCGGTGCACGTATTGCTCGAGGATGCCCGCGTCGCGGCCGCCGTATCCGGGCGGGTTGCCGGGGACGAGCCAGCCGTGGTCGAACTGGGTACGTTGCCAGCGCCGCGCCCAGTCGGGGGTGTGGGAGCTGGATCGGGGGCGTTCGAGGCCCTCGGCGTCGGGCAGGTGCTCGTCGAGGAAGGCGATGAATTCGGCGCGGAACGCCTCGACGCCGCTATCGAAGGCCAGTCGCACGGTGGTGCCTCGCAATCGTCGCTCGATGTTCGTCGGTGCCGCCGAGCAGCAACTCCCCCGCCTTGGCGCGCTTGAGGGCGAACTGGACGTCGTTTTCCCAGGTGTAGCCCATCGCGCCGAACAATTGCAGACCGTTGCGGAAGACCAGGGATTGGCATTCGCCCGCGGC from Nocardia higoensis includes the following:
- a CDS encoding enoyl-CoA hydratase; protein product: MYIDYRTEGRVATITLNRPEAANAQNMALLDELDAVWTRAATDDDVVVVVLAAAGKHFSAGHDLKDRPADAPEKIALDFVYAAESRRYLEYSLRWRNIPKPTIAAVQGRCIAGALLLCWPCDLIIAADNAQFSDPVVLMGIGGVEYHGHTWELGPRKAKEILFTGRSVTAEEALRTGMVNRVVPLDSLAIETAELAAQIARMPPFGLRQAKRAVNQTLDIQGFYAAVQSVFDTHQTGHGNALSHSGYPILTGMSSVKSHHSEK
- a CDS encoding acyl-CoA dehydrogenase family protein, translating into MRLAFDSGVEAFRAEFIAFLDEHLPDAEGLERPRSSSHTPDWARRWQRTQFDHGWLVPGNPPGYGGRDAGILEQYVHRETLAERGIHEYFNPQGVGIIAASLLTFGTEEQKQRWAVPILRGDLTASLGMSEPGAGSDLAGLSTRSRLDGDHFVVDGQKVWTSGAHDADVVLTFVRTDPDAPKHRGISALLIPTDLPGVHRRPFASVARPDDLDFNEVFFDSVRVPAENLLGDLNAGWRVASGSLGHERNLLWTNFASRLDGLLADFHPATPLEENRYATLAMDAHALRLLGSQALAKAARGEEAGPGLSVLKLLGSEAVQSGAEHALAAAGPRGLEHPGVTARYSPLSLEDTAPGWFERFVRTFAGTIAGGTSEIQRTIIAERVLGLPRP